The Mesotoga sp. BH458_6_3_2_1 genome has a window encoding:
- a CDS encoding non-canonical purine NTP pyrophosphatase: MELIYGTRNRAKVMSMKKMLSGLDVQLRDLCSFEYLPVVEEIGSSPLDNARAKAETYYRFTGRPIFACDSGLFIEGLDSELQPGVKIKRLGDKVMNDEEMINHYGELSAELGGRAMAHYRNAIFLILSDDQKRWLMDDTIEETFYLVSSPHPARVGGFPLNSLSVDIQSGKYFADLNDEERSSAYHCRNGFRDFFNEVIRSLKDENS; encoded by the coding sequence ATGGAACTCATCTACGGAACAAGAAACCGGGCTAAAGTGATGAGCATGAAGAAGATGCTTTCTGGATTGGATGTGCAGTTAAGAGATTTGTGTTCATTCGAGTATCTTCCGGTCGTCGAAGAGATCGGATCAAGTCCGCTCGACAATGCTCGAGCGAAGGCGGAAACTTATTATCGCTTCACCGGCAGACCAATATTTGCTTGTGATTCCGGGCTTTTCATTGAAGGACTTGATTCTGAACTTCAACCGGGAGTGAAGATCAAAAGGCTGGGTGACAAGGTTATGAATGACGAGGAGATGATCAATCACTACGGAGAACTCTCAGCTGAACTCGGAGGGCGGGCAATGGCTCATTATAGGAACGCAATCTTTCTTATCTTGAGCGACGATCAAAAACGCTGGCTGATGGATGACACGATTGAAGAGACGTTTTATCTTGTGAGTAGCCCGCACCCGGCAAGAGTTGGAGGTTTTCCTCTAAATTCGCTCTCTGTAGATATTCAGTCAGGTAAGTACTTCGCTGATCTCAACGACGAAGAAAGATCCAGTGCTTATCATTGCCGTAATGGCTTCAGGGATTTCTTCAACGAAGTAATTCGTTCACTTAAAGATGAGAATTCTTGA
- a CDS encoding alpha/beta fold hydrolase produces the protein MAYKTVNGTRLYYEIRGNEEGEKTVAFFNGVMASANSWSLQTGVFERFGYKILLHDFKGQLLSEKPEGPYTFEEHAQEANLLMKELGIDEVHIIGTSYGGEVALRFAIDFPEIVKSISIIDSVSELDEVLKLFIRNWKEAADLGDAEKFYWNMVPTIYNNSFIKSNIKMLEERADALKKVSKDYFKGQVALYDTFLSDVYMTDLLGRINCPTLLVCGEQDILKPRKFSQIMADRIQRSEFAVIPDCGHVTIFEKPDILNSLLLGFVMKNSGF, from the coding sequence ATGGCTTACAAAACAGTTAATGGAACTCGACTTTATTATGAGATCCGGGGGAACGAAGAAGGGGAAAAAACAGTAGCCTTTTTCAATGGAGTTATGGCTTCTGCAAACAGCTGGTCGCTTCAGACGGGGGTCTTTGAGAGATTCGGGTACAAGATTCTCCTTCACGATTTCAAGGGCCAGCTTCTCTCAGAAAAACCTGAGGGTCCCTACACTTTCGAAGAACATGCTCAAGAAGCCAATCTTCTCATGAAGGAGCTTGGTATCGATGAAGTACACATAATCGGTACTTCTTACGGCGGGGAAGTTGCCCTAAGGTTTGCGATAGATTTCCCCGAGATTGTGAAGTCAATATCTATTATTGACTCGGTAAGTGAACTCGATGAGGTACTGAAGCTCTTCATTCGCAACTGGAAAGAAGCGGCTGATTTGGGTGATGCCGAGAAATTCTACTGGAATATGGTGCCGACGATCTACAACAATTCCTTCATCAAGAGCAATATAAAGATGCTTGAAGAGCGGGCAGATGCTCTGAAAAAGGTCTCAAAGGACTACTTCAAGGGCCAGGTGGCTTTGTATGATACATTCTTGAGCGACGTATACATGACTGATTTGCTTGGAAGAATCAACTGCCCGACGCTGCTGGTCTGTGGCGAACAAGATATCTTGAAGCCCAGGAAGTTCTCGCAAATAATGGCGGACAGAATTCAGAGATCGGAATTTGCGGTGATTCCCGATTGTGGTCACGTGACTATATTCGAAAAGCCGGACATTTTGAACAGCCTGCTTCTAGGTTTTGTTATGAAGAACTCCGGGTTCTAA
- a CDS encoding HAD-IC family P-type ATPase translates to MQKQSENTKWYKLSVEETLQHLDSSRDGVSSEEARERLSSFGPNELPKKKHVTLFQVILSQFKDPLIYILLVAGLISVIIGQPDDAIFIMAVVALNAIIGTTQEYKAEKSAEALLNIMKEESRVIRNGETRTVNSKELVPGDIILAESGDRLSADIRLIETNNLSCDESFLTGESTTVEKSANQLDEDLEIGDRKNLAFAGSTVITGRARGVVIATGRSTEIGKIAEVVTGAEQGKAPLVIRMERFTRRIAYIVLFAAAGFALIRLLQGYSLSDVFFLAVALSVSAIPEGLPVALTVSLSVATSRMAKRNVIVRKLEAVESLGSCTVIASDKTGTLTVNQQTARLVRLPSGKEYEITGEGYNGEGELRGVKDEFPNGLKQLMKISVVANEGVLEKKGGQWHQSGDSMDVALLAMAHKSGLSPEKLREEIDILKEIPYESENRCSAVLFAEQEKKIFAMKGATETVLSRCRSALNDDGSKGELEHKSVEDQALSIAEDGYRVLAFAFAEVNGENTEIEKMDDLVFAGLVGFIDPLRPEVKDAVKESQKAGVRVIMITGDHPSTAKAIAEELRIIEGNDEVVTGKDLENAGDHEGKEFTDLCLRSTVFARVSPVQKLHIVEALKREGHYVAVTGDGVNDAPALQRANIGVAMGSGSDVAKDTGSIIITDDNFASIVSGIEEGRFAFANVRKVIYLLISTGAAELLLFVLAVIFNVPLPLAAVQILWLNLVTNGIQDVALAFEKGEPGVMKNPPRKTDQGIFDKLMIRETLLSGFTMGLVGFAAWMVLLSSGGEQNSSRNILLLLFVLMQNVHVFNCRSETVSAFKMPISRNYILVLGVFAAHGLHLIAMNTALFQNLLGIAPVSFSQWLVALACATPLLMIMELFKLHSRRRSL, encoded by the coding sequence TTGCAGAAGCAATCCGAGAACACAAAATGGTACAAGTTATCGGTTGAAGAAACTCTCCAGCATCTAGATAGTTCGAGGGATGGAGTATCCAGTGAAGAGGCCAGGGAAAGGCTGAGCAGTTTCGGGCCTAATGAACTGCCTAAGAAAAAACATGTAACTCTCTTCCAGGTCATCCTCTCTCAATTCAAGGATCCATTGATTTACATTCTTCTGGTCGCCGGTTTAATCTCTGTGATTATTGGTCAGCCCGATGACGCGATCTTTATTATGGCCGTTGTCGCCTTGAATGCGATTATTGGAACGACCCAGGAGTATAAGGCAGAAAAGAGTGCCGAGGCTCTACTGAACATCATGAAAGAAGAATCAAGAGTTATACGCAACGGGGAGACGAGAACGGTGAACTCGAAGGAATTGGTGCCTGGAGACATCATTCTTGCCGAATCTGGAGATAGGCTGTCTGCCGACATCAGATTGATTGAGACGAACAATCTCTCTTGCGACGAATCATTTCTCACAGGCGAATCTACTACAGTCGAGAAAAGCGCGAATCAACTTGATGAAGATCTTGAGATAGGTGATCGAAAGAACTTGGCTTTTGCCGGTTCTACAGTAATAACAGGTAGAGCAAGAGGTGTGGTAATTGCGACAGGCAGAAGCACTGAAATTGGGAAGATAGCAGAGGTAGTTACCGGCGCCGAGCAAGGGAAAGCGCCCCTAGTGATAAGAATGGAGAGATTCACACGAAGGATCGCCTATATAGTACTATTCGCAGCAGCAGGATTCGCTCTTATCAGACTTCTTCAGGGTTACTCTCTCTCTGACGTTTTCTTTCTCGCCGTGGCGCTTTCTGTTTCTGCCATACCCGAGGGACTGCCCGTTGCTTTGACTGTTTCCTTATCCGTCGCGACGAGCAGGATGGCAAAAAGAAACGTGATTGTTAGGAAACTGGAAGCGGTTGAGAGCCTGGGAAGTTGCACAGTCATCGCAAGCGACAAAACCGGCACGCTAACGGTTAATCAGCAAACAGCAAGATTGGTGAGACTCCCTTCCGGAAAAGAATACGAAATTACCGGCGAGGGTTACAACGGCGAGGGTGAGCTTCGGGGAGTGAAGGATGAATTCCCGAACGGTCTAAAACAGCTCATGAAAATATCCGTTGTTGCCAATGAAGGTGTGCTGGAGAAGAAGGGCGGGCAATGGCACCAAAGCGGAGATTCTATGGACGTTGCTCTTCTTGCAATGGCACACAAGTCTGGCCTTTCACCAGAGAAACTTCGTGAAGAGATTGATATTCTCAAAGAGATTCCTTACGAGTCGGAGAACAGGTGTTCCGCTGTCCTATTCGCAGAACAAGAAAAAAAGATCTTTGCCATGAAAGGAGCTACCGAAACGGTCCTCTCCAGATGCAGGTCGGCACTGAACGATGACGGCAGCAAAGGTGAATTGGAACATAAGTCGGTAGAAGATCAAGCACTATCGATAGCCGAAGACGGATATAGAGTTCTTGCCTTTGCCTTTGCAGAGGTCAACGGAGAAAATACTGAGATCGAGAAGATGGATGACCTCGTGTTCGCGGGACTTGTTGGATTCATTGATCCATTGAGACCCGAAGTCAAAGATGCAGTGAAAGAAAGTCAGAAGGCGGGAGTCAGGGTCATTATGATAACCGGAGATCATCCGTCCACGGCAAAAGCAATTGCAGAAGAACTTAGAATCATCGAAGGAAACGACGAAGTCGTTACAGGTAAGGATCTGGAGAACGCTGGCGACCATGAAGGTAAGGAGTTCACTGACCTATGCCTTCGTTCTACTGTCTTTGCCAGAGTCTCTCCGGTCCAGAAGCTTCACATCGTTGAGGCGTTAAAGAGAGAGGGACATTATGTAGCCGTTACGGGCGACGGAGTGAATGATGCTCCTGCACTGCAGAGGGCAAACATTGGTGTGGCAATGGGGTCCGGGTCGGATGTCGCGAAGGATACCGGTTCGATCATAATCACTGACGACAACTTTGCTTCAATAGTCTCGGGAATAGAAGAGGGCCGATTTGCATTCGCAAATGTGCGCAAAGTGATCTATCTGCTTATTTCCACAGGAGCCGCCGAACTTTTGCTGTTTGTTCTTGCTGTAATCTTCAATGTGCCCCTTCCGCTCGCTGCAGTTCAGATTCTCTGGCTCAACCTAGTTACTAACGGAATACAAGATGTTGCACTTGCATTCGAAAAGGGCGAACCGGGTGTTATGAAAAACCCTCCAAGGAAAACAGATCAAGGGATTTTCGACAAACTGATGATACGGGAAACATTGCTCTCGGGATTCACAATGGGTCTTGTAGGGTTCGCAGCATGGATGGTACTGCTTTCATCAGGCGGTGAACAGAACTCCTCAAGAAACATACTTCTTCTGCTCTTTGTGTTGATGCAGAACGTCCATGTCTTTAACTGCAGATCTGAGACCGTCTCGGCCTTCAAGATGCCAATTAGCAGAAACTACATCCTGGTTCTCGGAGTCTTTGCTGCTCACGGGCTTCACCTGATCGCTATGAACACTGCTCTCTTTCAGAATCTACTGGGAATCGCTCCAGTTTCTTTTTCTCAGTGGCTCGTAGCACTTGCATGTGCCACTCCCCTGCTAATGATCATGGAGCTTTTCAAGCTTCACTCGAGAAGGAGGAGCCTTTAG
- a CDS encoding DUF4332 domain-containing protein, whose protein sequence is MARLTIVEGIGPVYEKKLKEAGITSIESLLKTCETKKARTELAKKADISEDNILTWVNHADLMRIKGIGGEYSELLEAAGVDTVPELSKRNGDNLYQKIVEVNDEKKLVRKLPTKKQILNWIEQAKKLPRAINY, encoded by the coding sequence ATGGCAAGACTTACAATCGTCGAAGGAATTGGACCTGTCTATGAGAAAAAACTGAAGGAAGCTGGAATCACCTCAATCGAGTCTTTGTTGAAGACATGTGAGACAAAGAAAGCAAGGACCGAGCTGGCGAAGAAAGCGGATATTAGTGAGGACAACATACTTACCTGGGTAAACCATGCTGATCTGATGAGAATCAAAGGAATCGGGGGGGAATACTCCGAACTTCTAGAGGCCGCGGGAGTTGATACAGTTCCAGAGCTTTCAAAGAGAAACGGCGACAACCTTTACCAGAAGATCGTAGAAGTGAATGACGAAAAGAAACTCGTTCGAAAGCTTCCAACCAAAAAGCAGATACTCAACTGGATAGAACAGGCAAAAAAGCTTCCAAGGGCAATTAATTACTGA
- a CDS encoding DUF937 domain-containing protein, protein MSLFDQISEKLNNVEVSSELAKSVGTTPDKVQKVTQLGLPALMQGLARNASTKEGAESLNRALDQHKDESVDDVKSFISNADRSGGQKILSHIFPENEERVEKNIAAQAGLKKDQVTGILSQIAPLLMAALGNEKKGNSVDSSGIAGFLSNIVSSSSSSGMMEKASDLLDKDKDGSFLDDAGSFFGKFFKK, encoded by the coding sequence ATGAGTCTATTTGATCAAATCTCAGAAAAATTGAATAACGTGGAAGTATCTTCAGAGCTTGCGAAGTCCGTTGGAACTACTCCAGATAAGGTACAGAAGGTAACTCAATTGGGACTACCAGCACTCATGCAAGGTCTAGCGCGAAACGCCTCCACCAAAGAAGGCGCCGAATCGCTTAACAGAGCTCTTGATCAGCATAAAGATGAAAGTGTTGATGACGTGAAGTCCTTCATTTCAAATGCTGACAGAAGCGGAGGACAGAAGATTCTTAGCCACATCTTTCCAGAAAACGAGGAGAGAGTTGAGAAGAACATTGCAGCTCAAGCAGGGCTAAAGAAAGACCAGGTTACCGGTATCCTTTCACAGATTGCTCCTCTTCTAATGGCCGCACTGGGAAATGAGAAGAAGGGAAATAGTGTTGATTCATCGGGAATTGCAGGTTTCCTGAGCAACATTGTATCGAGTAGCAGTAGCAGCGGCATGATGGAAAAGGCATCCGATTTGTTGGACAAGGACAAGGACGGCAGTTTTCTCGATGACGCCGGTAGTTTCTTTGGAAAGTTCTTTAAGAAGTAG
- a CDS encoding Pr6Pr family membrane protein: MKAKKARLISELSVLSLSLLGVVLQLSLSKSPSDAIAQFSYYTLQTNLIVFAVAFANVVFDGRRQESPRVDGTLRILTGGSVLWITVTMTVFHFLLSGYYRPEGLALIANSLLHYITPTAAVIGWLLFEEKSSYKSFYPILWTMYPLAYAVVAIIRGSFTGSYPYWFLNPADEYPQGIGSFANLIIFILVVGVAFVLAGYLMILINRLSLHRKR; encoded by the coding sequence TTGAAGGCGAAAAAGGCAAGGCTAATTTCGGAATTATCAGTACTCAGCCTTTCCCTTTTGGGAGTAGTGTTGCAGCTATCACTTTCTAAGAGCCCTTCTGATGCCATCGCGCAGTTCAGTTACTACACGTTGCAGACTAACCTTATCGTCTTTGCAGTTGCATTCGCAAATGTCGTATTCGATGGAAGACGCCAAGAGTCACCTAGAGTCGATGGAACATTAAGAATCTTGACCGGTGGGTCTGTGTTGTGGATAACGGTCACGATGACTGTCTTCCATTTCCTTCTTTCGGGCTATTATCGACCCGAGGGACTGGCTTTGATCGCAAATAGTCTGCTGCACTATATTACGCCGACTGCTGCAGTAATTGGCTGGTTACTGTTTGAAGAGAAGAGTTCATACAAATCTTTCTATCCAATTTTGTGGACGATGTATCCTCTTGCTTATGCAGTGGTCGCCATCATACGGGGAAGTTTCACAGGTTCTTATCCTTACTGGTTTCTAAATCCTGCAGATGAATATCCTCAAGGAATCGGTTCGTTTGCTAATCTGATTATCTTCATTTTGGTTGTTGGCGTGGCTTTTGTCCTGGCAGGTTATCTAATGATTCTAATTAACCGTCTTTCTCTTCACAGAAAGCGTTGA
- a CDS encoding cytochrome b5 domain-containing protein — protein MRKGFLVCAISFLIFLTLGSNALAGLDDVSLNDLDLQTFSTTEPMFTITALSRFDGKSGNSAYVSVEGEIFDLSSLRLWSNGNHMALHTSGQELTYELKTLSPHKEAKTADIKPVGLLVVTLEELKNYNGKDGKKSYVAIGGKVYDFSRLGRWPGGSHQRGMHLAGNELTSELLKDSPHGVRNISGIEAIAVLGITIDELKEMDGHDGRKAYVSVEGKVYDVSELAFWRNGSHQGDLHLAGNDLTKEILDESPHGISKLDKAYLVGLLIFTREQLARFNGMAEDKRYVAYDGTVFDVSDLELWVLDSGAELSNEEYDSAIELLQHATEVGYLVND, from the coding sequence ATGAGAAAGGGTTTTTTGGTTTGCGCAATTTCATTTCTGATCTTTCTCACTTTAGGATCGAACGCCTTAGCCGGACTTGACGACGTTTCTCTTAATGATCTTGACCTTCAAACGTTTTCGACAACGGAGCCGATGTTTACAATCACAGCATTATCGAGATTCGATGGAAAATCCGGCAATTCAGCTTACGTTTCGGTAGAAGGAGAAATCTTTGACCTGTCATCTTTGCGTCTCTGGTCTAACGGTAACCACATGGCACTCCATACTTCTGGCCAGGAACTGACGTATGAGCTCAAGACACTCTCTCCTCATAAGGAGGCTAAAACCGCCGATATCAAACCGGTAGGATTGCTGGTCGTAACACTTGAAGAGCTTAAGAATTACAACGGCAAGGACGGGAAAAAGAGCTACGTAGCAATAGGGGGTAAGGTCTATGACTTCTCTAGACTCGGCAGGTGGCCTGGCGGCTCCCATCAACGCGGTATGCATCTCGCCGGAAACGAGTTAACCTCCGAATTGCTGAAAGACTCTCCACATGGTGTCCGTAATATTTCTGGAATCGAAGCGATTGCAGTACTTGGAATCACAATTGATGAACTTAAGGAAATGGACGGGCATGATGGCCGAAAAGCATACGTGTCCGTGGAAGGTAAAGTCTATGACGTCTCCGAATTAGCCTTCTGGCGGAACGGTTCTCATCAGGGCGATCTCCATCTCGCCGGCAACGATCTCACAAAGGAAATTCTAGACGAATCTCCTCATGGGATTTCCAAACTCGACAAAGCCTATCTGGTAGGGCTACTGATATTTACTCGCGAACAGCTCGCTCGATTCAACGGGATGGCTGAAGACAAGAGGTACGTAGCATACGACGGGACAGTGTTCGATGTCTCCGATTTGGAACTCTGGGTACTAGACTCTGGAGCAGAGCTGAGTAATGAAGAATATGATTCAGCGATCGAGCTACTCCAACATGCTACAGAAGTCGGCTACCTTGTCAATGACTGA
- a CDS encoding 6-bladed beta-propeller, with amino-acid sequence MREVSKKELEGVNHLKNLVLLAVCLSVALSLFGVSAIHEVTWGDQGHNNGQLSDPQGLTADSKGMIYVADTLNHRVQIFDSNGKHKASFGNYGSANGEFLFPHDVVVDSYGYIYVADSQNGRIQKFNSRNEFVKAWGTKGPEPSQFDGPMFMAIDDFNNIYVGDAFNQRVQVFDKEGTLLMTIGAKMNMFDAMNPGNLSSVSGVCVDREGNVYISDDILRRIQKYDAKGNYLAEWATSHAGKWGQPGESVVDHLGNLMYINKTTSMIVVLDPQGNFLYEWGCSGATDGQFSKPIDISLDTVGHVFVLEQSGNRIQRFRIAN; translated from the coding sequence ATGAGAGAAGTAAGCAAAAAAGAACTCGAAGGGGTGAATCATTTGAAGAATCTGGTTCTCTTAGCAGTCTGTCTTTCCGTAGCTCTTTCGCTCTTTGGGGTTTCAGCAATTCATGAGGTAACCTGGGGTGATCAGGGCCATAATAATGGTCAGTTGAGTGATCCGCAGGGTCTCACCGCAGATAGCAAAGGCATGATCTATGTGGCCGACACTCTGAACCATCGTGTCCAGATATTCGACAGCAATGGAAAGCATAAGGCTTCCTTCGGCAATTATGGAAGCGCAAACGGCGAGTTCCTTTTTCCACATGATGTTGTAGTAGATTCTTATGGATACATATATGTTGCAGACTCCCAGAATGGAAGAATTCAGAAATTCAACAGCCGGAACGAATTCGTGAAAGCCTGGGGCACTAAAGGACCTGAGCCGAGTCAGTTCGATGGTCCGATGTTTATGGCAATCGACGATTTCAACAATATATACGTCGGGGATGCGTTTAATCAAAGAGTTCAAGTTTTTGACAAAGAAGGAACCCTTTTGATGACAATAGGGGCAAAGATGAACATGTTCGATGCAATGAATCCCGGCAATCTCTCCTCGGTATCGGGCGTCTGCGTAGACAGAGAGGGAAACGTCTACATTTCCGATGACATATTGAGAAGAATTCAGAAGTATGATGCCAAAGGAAATTATTTGGCCGAATGGGCCACAAGCCATGCTGGAAAATGGGGGCAGCCAGGAGAATCGGTAGTCGACCACCTCGGAAACCTCATGTACATAAATAAGACGACAAGCATGATTGTCGTCTTGGATCCACAAGGGAACTTTCTTTATGAATGGGGCTGCTCCGGAGCAACCGACGGTCAATTTTCGAAACCAATTGACATATCTCTCGACACCGTTGGACATGTTTTTGTTCTTGAGCAGTCGGGCAATAGGATTCAGAGATTCAGGATAGCTAACTGA
- a CDS encoding alanine--glyoxylate aminotransferase family protein: MAKMIKKNYLLAPGPTPVPIDVLLEGARDTIHHRTPQFKKIYEAAVSGTKKVFKTENDLFILASSGTGAMEMAVANIVNSGEKLIVCSVGKFGERWLELAKTFGAEIVLIEREYGDFYTPEMVEKALNDNPDAVAVLTTLSETSTGTVMDIEGISKVVKRAGKLIAVDGISGLVAEPLLTDEWGLDIVLSGSQKGFMLPPGLAFISFSEDAVEKAKNTKSTSFYFNLKKYLKDPLPWTPAVNLIYQQSLAVKMLLEEGMENVWARHELMGKATREALKAMGLELFSKRPGNVLTSVKVPEGVDGGKIVSIMRDEYGVTIAGGQGTMKGNIFRIAHLGYMSDYDVVTALTSLEKVLRRLGFKVEYGTGARVAMEIFEEEGA; this comes from the coding sequence TTGGCAAAGATGATTAAGAAGAACTATTTACTTGCTCCTGGGCCCACGCCGGTTCCTATCGATGTACTTCTTGAAGGTGCTAGGGACACGATTCACCACAGGACTCCACAGTTCAAGAAGATCTATGAAGCCGCGGTAAGCGGTACCAAGAAGGTTTTCAAGACTGAAAACGATCTGTTCATTCTTGCTTCCTCCGGAACCGGAGCGATGGAAATGGCAGTAGCAAACATTGTAAATTCTGGAGAGAAGTTGATCGTTTGCAGTGTTGGAAAGTTCGGTGAAAGATGGCTTGAGCTAGCAAAAACTTTCGGAGCAGAGATTGTCTTAATTGAGAGGGAGTATGGGGATTTCTACACACCTGAAATGGTTGAAAAGGCTCTTAATGATAATCCCGATGCAGTTGCTGTTCTAACCACGCTTAGTGAGACGTCTACAGGTACCGTAATGGACATTGAAGGTATTAGCAAAGTAGTCAAGAGGGCAGGAAAGTTGATTGCCGTTGATGGTATAAGCGGTCTGGTTGCCGAGCCCTTGCTCACTGACGAATGGGGGTTGGATATAGTACTTTCCGGTTCTCAAAAGGGCTTTATGCTGCCTCCTGGACTGGCTTTCATATCTTTCAGCGAAGATGCCGTTGAAAAGGCGAAGAATACTAAATCAACAAGCTTCTATTTCAATCTCAAGAAATATCTTAAAGACCCTCTTCCATGGACGCCTGCGGTTAATCTGATTTATCAGCAGAGTCTCGCAGTAAAAATGCTCCTTGAAGAAGGAATGGAAAATGTGTGGGCAAGACACGAACTCATGGGAAAGGCAACAAGAGAAGCTTTAAAGGCCATGGGACTGGAGCTGTTTTCCAAGAGACCGGGAAACGTTCTAACTTCTGTGAAAGTGCCGGAAGGAGTAGACGGAGGCAAGATCGTTTCTATCATGAGAGATGAATATGGCGTTACGATCGCCGGTGGACAAGGGACAATGAAAGGCAACATCTTCAGAATTGCTCATCTGGGCTATATGTCGGACTATGATGTTGTGACTGCGCTTACTTCTCTTGAGAAGGTCTTGAGAAGACTTGGATTCAAGGTAGAGTATGGCACTGGAGCAAGGGTGGCTATGGAGATATTTGAAGAGGAGGGTGCGTAA
- a CDS encoding D-2-hydroxyacid dehydrogenase has product MLRLHANDPLDKTAMKILEESHLFQISAEHLDKDQLLALMPEIEVLVVRSATKVTSDVIEAGKKLKLIARAGVGLDNVDVESARKHNILVRNTPGANAISVAELTFGLLLGLVRHIPRGTYGIKEGKWEKKELKGAEIFGKTIGLIGFGAIGREVAKRAIAFGMNVCAFDPFVKETDMEVELMTTVNSLIEKVDVISLHIPLTLETKHIIGEKEISLMKDGVIIINASRGGTIDEQALYNGLVSGKVSGAALDVFEVEPPSDELRRKLIGLGNVICVPHVGASTSEGQKRVGLEMAKIIVEECKIMI; this is encoded by the coding sequence ATGCTCAGACTTCATGCTAACGATCCTCTGGACAAAACAGCTATGAAGATACTCGAAGAAAGCCATCTCTTCCAGATATCTGCAGAGCATCTCGACAAAGATCAGTTGCTAGCGTTAATGCCCGAGATTGAAGTGCTTGTTGTAAGAAGTGCTACAAAGGTCACATCTGATGTCATTGAGGCGGGAAAGAAGCTTAAGCTAATTGCTAGAGCCGGCGTTGGACTGGACAACGTTGATGTCGAGTCGGCAAGGAAACACAATATCCTTGTTAGAAATACACCGGGTGCGAACGCGATATCAGTGGCTGAGCTGACTTTCGGATTGCTTCTTGGACTCGTCAGACATATTCCAAGAGGTACATATGGAATCAAGGAAGGAAAGTGGGAGAAGAAGGAGCTCAAAGGTGCCGAAATCTTTGGCAAGACTATTGGGCTTATAGGGTTTGGAGCTATTGGACGGGAAGTTGCGAAGAGAGCGATAGCCTTTGGTATGAATGTCTGTGCTTTCGATCCATTTGTCAAGGAAACGGACATGGAAGTTGAGCTTATGACCACAGTTAACTCCTTAATAGAGAAGGTTGATGTGATTTCTCTCCACATTCCCCTGACACTGGAAACGAAACATATAATTGGTGAAAAAGAGATCTCCCTGATGAAGGACGGCGTTATTATTATCAATGCAAGCCGAGGCGGGACAATAGATGAACAGGCGCTCTACAATGGATTGGTTTCGGGTAAGGTTTCTGGAGCCGCCCTTGATGTTTTTGAGGTGGAGCCGCCGTCCGATGAGCTGAGAAGGAAACTAATCGGCCTCGGGAACGTCATCTGTGTTCCTCATGTAGGAGCGAGTACATCGGAGGGTCAGAAGAGAGTTGGCCTGGAGATGGCAAAGATAATCGTAGAAGAATGCAAGATCATGATATAA
- a CDS encoding ferredoxin, with protein sequence MKVYVDKDTCIGCGVCEGICPDVFKMNDDGKAEAIVPETEAACAQDAADSCPVQAIKVE encoded by the coding sequence GTGAAAGTATACGTAGACAAAGATACTTGTATTGGATGCGGAGTATGCGAAGGAATTTGTCCCGACGTTTTCAAGATGAATGATGACGGAAAAGCAGAAGCGATTGTCCCCGAAACGGAAGCCGCTTGTGCACAGGATGCCGCTGATTCCTGTCCAGTTCAGGCAATAAAAGTAGAATAG